CCGAGATCACCGGCCATGATCCAAATGATCCAAATGACGATGGATATGGTATCAATGGAATAGGTTTTAAACCGACAGCGGCAATGGCTTGGAACAGATCACAAAAGAGGCAGAAGCAGCTTGCAGAATGGAAGAGTCGTGAGGCAAGGGAAGcgcgagaaagaagaagggagaaacgAGATGCTGTCGGTTTCGAAAAGCTACGGACTATTCAATCGGGCGCCATCCACAAGAGAGTCAAATTTGACGTCTAACGTGGGTTCGCCTGCCTATTTCTctgtccttttctcttttcttttcttttctcttctattctgtctttgtctttggtcTCTCATATTTTTGGATTGAAGCAACTTTGGATGCAATGGAGTATGGGATATGAATGAGCTGGCGTTGATTTGGATATTGATATGCGATCACGAAACTATTTATCCTTGACAGGCTGGAGCCTTATGAGATAGAaatatgtactgtacatccCACTCGAAATTTTACAAAGCGATCCCAGGAAACTCCATGACTCCGGGCAATGCGCGAAAGGGCTACCAGAACTTATAGTTTGAAAGGTTCGTCcagctcttctttttcttctcttcctctgccAAGCGCGCGACCTCCgcagctttctcttccttttctcgctgtttcttgatcttcagcTCTTTCATCAACTCCACAGCTTGTTTCATACCGTCCAACTCTTGTACTCGACGCCGCTGGCAGAACTCGTGCGCTGCGAGAGAGGTAAGGGCGAATGCACCAACAGCCCAATTGGAAGCGGTCCATAATGAGCGCAATCCTAAACAATCATTGCTTTAGTATTACCAAACGTTATGACCTAAGGAAAGCCGAGTGAAGGAGATTATTTACCTCCTAATACACCTCTGATGCCACCAATTCCGAACCCTGCTCCAATACCTAGAAGTAGGGAGTCTCGTGCGCAAGGTGCTTTGTA
This Aspergillus flavus chromosome 1, complete sequence DNA region includes the following protein-coding sequences:
- a CDS encoding uncharacterized protein (of unknown function-domain containing protein) encodes the protein MAGDTLESSTPNVEQHNSSQETSHQNKPKHEFPKSQVGKLWDAFGNPEESANVLATGAGPSGRGSKDATVTEAMKSMSLKDVTSFYKAPCARDSLLLGIGAGFGIGGIRGVLGGLRSLWTASNWAVGAFALTSLAAHEFCQRRRVQELDGMKQAVELMKELKIKKQREKEEKAAEVARLAEEEKKKKSWTNLSNYKFW